TCTCTACCAGTCTTTTGGTGTAAATATTTAGGAATGTTGAAGTATGCTTCAAAGTTATGCTAACAATGTAATACGAATATTGCATTGGATGCAAGCAAATAAAACGATTTTCTTTAACAGAGGTCCTCTGAGGAATCTTACGAGTCAAGCGAGGCCAAGTACGACTTCCAATGGGCCGTCAGCGATGACTCCTCCAGCAACGAGTTCGgacaccaggaggcccgtgacggCGACCACACTCAGGGATcgtactacgtgcagcttcccgacggccgcctgcagaccgtcaagtacttcgtggacggcgactccggctacgtgGCTGAGGTCAACTACGAGGGCGTGGCTTCCTTCGAATCTGGTTCAGCCGAATCTCGGGAATACAGATACGCGTACGACTCCAACGAGTCAAAATAAATATCTAGTCATATCTGAAATCTGATCTTTTGCTGATGGATTTTGCAgctctttttgttcattttgtacaaatgtttatcaatatatatgaatc
The window above is part of the Penaeus chinensis breed Huanghai No. 1 chromosome 14, ASM1920278v2, whole genome shotgun sequence genome. Proteins encoded here:
- the LOC125032251 gene encoding pro-resilin-like; translation: MNIKILIFLGLAAFTAADSFESYEYRPPHRSSEESYESSEAKYDFQWAVSDDSSSNEFGHQEARDGDHTQGSYYVQLPDGRLQTVKYFVDGDSGYVAEVNYEGVASFESGSAESREYRYAYDSNESK